Proteins from a genomic interval of Pseudomonas silesiensis:
- a CDS encoding methyl-accepting chemotaxis protein → MFLGAPEAFILAVGVSIPIGLFVSRRQNRGARRLLEMAEASTSDSLLAKMYSDERGSQARLETAFVSQASRLKTCLTRLQDTAEQLTSLAGRSDGLAADSSRGLDRQRVETEQVSAAVNQMAATTQEVASHVQRTADATQEANVLTGRGREVARDTREAIQRLSVVVGETGLTVAQLARDSNEIGTVVDVIKGIADQTNLLALNAAIEAARAGDMGRGFAVVADEVRQLAQRTTQSTIQIHNLISKLQVSSSNAVKTMESGHRQAEEGVAWVLEADKALVGISEAVANITDMTTQIAAATEEQTAVAEEISRNITTIANLADQTSEQARHSAELSKELTQTAKTQYSLVERFNR, encoded by the coding sequence ATGTTCCTCGGCGCGCCTGAGGCTTTCATTCTGGCTGTCGGGGTATCGATTCCCATCGGGTTGTTTGTGTCCCGCAGGCAAAACCGCGGGGCGCGGCGTCTACTGGAAATGGCTGAGGCCTCTACCTCCGACTCGTTGCTGGCCAAAATGTACAGCGATGAACGCGGTTCTCAGGCACGCCTTGAAACGGCGTTCGTCAGTCAGGCGTCTCGGCTCAAGACCTGCCTCACCCGCCTGCAAGACACGGCAGAGCAACTGACCAGCCTGGCCGGGAGATCCGATGGACTCGCCGCCGATAGCTCTCGTGGACTGGACCGCCAACGGGTCGAGACCGAGCAGGTGTCGGCCGCAGTCAATCAAATGGCAGCCACCACGCAGGAGGTTGCCAGCCACGTCCAGCGCACTGCCGACGCCACTCAAGAAGCCAATGTGCTGACCGGACGTGGGCGCGAGGTGGCCCGGGACACCCGAGAAGCCATTCAGCGCCTCTCCGTCGTGGTGGGCGAGACAGGGCTGACGGTGGCGCAGCTGGCCAGGGACAGCAATGAAATCGGGACGGTGGTGGATGTCATCAAAGGCATTGCCGATCAAACCAACCTGCTGGCGCTGAACGCAGCCATCGAAGCCGCGCGCGCGGGCGACATGGGTCGAGGCTTCGCGGTGGTCGCTGATGAAGTGCGTCAGCTGGCACAACGCACGACTCAGTCCACGATCCAGATCCATAACCTGATTTCCAAGTTGCAGGTCTCATCCAGCAACGCGGTCAAAACCATGGAAAGCGGCCATCGACAGGCTGAAGAAGGCGTGGCGTGGGTGCTTGAGGCAGATAAGGCATTAGTCGGTATTAGTGAGGCCGTCGCGAACATCACGGACATGACTACCCAGATTGCCGCTGCGACCGAAGAGCAAACCGCCGTGGCCGAGGAAATAAGCCGCAATATCACGACCATTGCCAATCTGGCGGACCAGACATCTGAACAAGCCAGGCATTCGGCAGAGCTGAGCAAGGAATTGACCCAGACCGCTAAAACCCAGTATTCATTGGTCGAGCGATTCAACCGATAA
- a CDS encoding PaaI family thioesterase, whose product MSPLDTSLQDSAAPEGVCYGCGSSNPHGLHIKSFWHEDGVHVMAEHRPEAKYCGWPDLVYGGLIAMLVDCHSNWTAMAYHYRQEQREADSLPRINCVTGNLGIKFIKPTPMGVPLTLRARVEGDVGRKTRVICEVYAGDVLTAVGDSVFVRVDTGQLADAAHGR is encoded by the coding sequence ATGTCCCCGCTCGACACCTCCCTGCAAGACAGCGCCGCGCCGGAAGGCGTGTGTTACGGCTGTGGCAGCAGCAACCCGCATGGGCTGCACATCAAGAGCTTCTGGCATGAGGACGGTGTGCATGTCATGGCCGAGCACAGGCCCGAAGCCAAGTACTGCGGCTGGCCGGACCTAGTCTACGGCGGGCTCATTGCGATGCTGGTCGACTGCCATTCGAACTGGACGGCGATGGCCTATCACTATCGGCAGGAACAGCGCGAGGCCGACAGCCTTCCGCGCATCAACTGCGTCACCGGCAACCTTGGCATCAAGTTCATCAAGCCGACCCCCATGGGCGTTCCGCTGACGTTGCGGGCAAGGGTAGAAGGTGATGTCGGACGCAAGACCCGGGTCATCTGCGAGGTGTATGCCGGGGACGTGCTGACAGCGGTTGGCGACTCGGTTTTCGTTCGGGTCGATACCGGGCAATTGGCCGATGCGGCTCACGGGCGCTAG
- a CDS encoding phage antirepressor N-terminal domain-containing protein, with the protein MQEHLMPVPFYEDTVVLVGQGTDPFVAMKPIVKNMGLDWETQLRRLEERFNSVVVELTTTGGDGQQYAMTCLPLRKLAAWLYSISPAKVKPEFRAKIVRYQEECDDVLWDYWTKASTSRAGSPNVAQLIALSRHRVALLKELSRTCDNAVRTAIHEQVALASHQLGLSVPDLTSIGTGAPPATDMLVEFWGALAFLDSKGVRYNHCTPSKDFLYLQLPHLAQLFQKHNIQIKFTRELRQAMRESKHPRYISNTTQHSAIERISLKCWVFEWPVRRERDVFEGHDKYPVRRNTA; encoded by the coding sequence ATGCAGGAGCATCTGATGCCTGTCCCGTTCTACGAGGACACGGTTGTTCTGGTTGGTCAGGGCACTGATCCGTTTGTCGCTATGAAGCCGATCGTCAAGAACATGGGACTGGACTGGGAAACGCAGTTGCGAAGACTGGAGGAGAGATTTAACTCAGTGGTGGTTGAACTGACCACAACGGGAGGTGATGGCCAACAATACGCAATGACCTGTCTCCCCCTTCGCAAGCTTGCGGCGTGGCTCTACTCAATAAGCCCGGCCAAGGTGAAGCCCGAGTTTCGCGCCAAGATCGTTCGTTACCAGGAAGAATGCGACGACGTGTTGTGGGACTACTGGACCAAGGCCAGCACTTCTCGCGCCGGATCGCCGAACGTTGCTCAACTGATAGCCCTCTCACGCCATCGGGTTGCACTGCTCAAGGAATTGAGTCGTACCTGCGACAACGCCGTACGCACTGCGATCCATGAGCAAGTCGCACTCGCCTCCCACCAGTTAGGGTTGTCAGTCCCCGACCTGACCAGCATCGGGACCGGGGCACCACCTGCCACCGACATGTTGGTCGAGTTCTGGGGTGCGCTGGCGTTTCTGGACAGCAAGGGTGTGCGTTACAACCACTGCACCCCGTCGAAGGATTTTCTCTACTTACAGCTTCCCCACCTTGCCCAACTATTCCAAAAACACAACATTCAGATCAAGTTCACCCGCGAGTTGCGCCAGGCGATGAGAGAGTCCAAACATCCACGTTATATAAGCAATACGACTCAACACAGCGCTATAGAACGCATATCGCTGAAATGCTGGGTATTTGAGTGGCCCGTTCGCCGCGAACGAGATGTTTTTGAAGGCCACGATAAATATCCGGTCAGGCGAAATACAGCCTGA